The following are from one region of the Eubacterium sp. MSJ-33 genome:
- a CDS encoding MATE family efflux transporter, which translates to MNKDLTVGKPERVLWRYCIPLLGSVIFQQLYNIADSLVAGKYVGKNALAAVGNSYEITLIYMAFAFGCNMGCSVIAAQFFGAKNYRKMKTTVYTTFIYSAVLCLILTLTGLFAGGALLHLIHTPADIFADSKLYLDVYTGGLVFLFFYNIATGIFSALGDSKTPFIFLAFSSVSNVFVDILFVKSFHMGVAGVAWATFICQGVSCILSVIVVLLRLRKIKDEHEGHQKVPVFSGEIFGKMLKIAIPSTLQQGFVSIGNIIIQSIINSFGSDVIAGYAAAVKLNNMVITTFTMLGNGVSNFAAQNLGAQKIERISQGCKAALKLIFLTCVPVVILYLLCSGSLVQLFMDENSIEAKKVGIEFLHILAPFYFVVSVKLITDGVLRGVGAMKQFMVTTFLDLFLRVILAALFSREWGSTGIWLAWPVGWTIGTTLSVILYRSTVKKLKSANIKNEIEAKEVTE; encoded by the coding sequence ATGAATAAGGATTTAACAGTAGGGAAACCGGAGCGTGTATTGTGGAGGTATTGCATTCCGTTACTTGGAAGCGTCATTTTCCAGCAGCTATATAATATTGCAGACAGTCTGGTCGCAGGAAAATATGTTGGTAAAAATGCACTTGCAGCCGTGGGAAATTCTTATGAGATTACATTGATTTATATGGCGTTTGCGTTTGGCTGTAACATGGGGTGTTCCGTTATTGCGGCGCAGTTTTTCGGGGCGAAGAATTACCGGAAGATGAAGACGACCGTCTATACGACATTTATATATTCGGCGGTGCTGTGTCTGATTTTGACACTGACCGGACTTTTTGCGGGCGGCGCATTGCTGCATCTGATACATACGCCGGCAGATATATTTGCAGATTCCAAGCTGTATTTGGACGTGTATACTGGCGGACTTGTATTTTTGTTCTTCTATAACATTGCAACCGGTATATTCTCGGCACTCGGAGATTCGAAAACACCGTTTATATTCTTGGCTTTTTCATCGGTATCCAATGTGTTTGTAGATATCCTGTTTGTAAAGAGCTTTCATATGGGCGTGGCAGGTGTCGCGTGGGCGACATTTATCTGTCAGGGCGTAAGCTGTATCCTGTCTGTGATCGTTGTGTTGCTTCGGCTGCGGAAGATCAAGGATGAACACGAAGGACATCAGAAGGTGCCGGTATTTTCCGGAGAGATCTTCGGTAAGATGCTGAAAATCGCGATACCGAGTACCCTGCAGCAGGGCTTCGTGTCGATCGGAAATATCATCATCCAGAGTATTATCAACAGCTTCGGCTCAGATGTGATCGCAGGATATGCGGCAGCCGTGAAGCTCAATAACATGGTTATCACGACATTTACAATGCTTGGAAACGGCGTCTCGAATTTTGCGGCACAGAATCTTGGCGCACAGAAGATTGAACGAATCAGTCAGGGATGCAAGGCAGCACTGAAGTTAATCTTTCTTACCTGCGTGCCGGTTGTAATATTGTATCTTTTGTGCAGCGGCAGTCTGGTGCAGCTTTTCATGGATGAAAACAGTATTGAGGCGAAGAAGGTCGGCATTGAATTCCTGCATATATTAGCACCATTTTATTTTGTGGTGTCGGTCAAGCTGATTACGGACGGTGTCCTGCGGGGTGTTGGAGCAATGAAACAGTTTATGGTTACAACATTTCTGGATCTGTTCCTGCGTGTGATCCTAGCCGCACTTTTCTCAAGGGAATGGGGCAGCACCGGAATCTGGCTCGCGTGGCCGGTCGGGTGGACGATCGGAACGACATTATCTGTGATCTTGTACCGGAGTACCGTTAAAAAACTAAAGAGCGCAAATATAAAGAATGAAATAGAAGCGAAAGAGGTGACAGAATGA
- a CDS encoding Fur family transcriptional regulator, with product MNDQEPIGQVASSKEEILASLKEHGYRLTEQRKLIVDIIANEEYTCCKEVYFLAHKRDNSIGIATVYRMINTLEEIGAISRKNIQKNNCSGRCCDMKGGCTVVTEESKQIILTEEDIQEALKYIMEKNGYANVDEIKAVLVNQQ from the coding sequence ATGAACGATCAGGAACCAATCGGACAGGTAGCAAGCAGTAAGGAAGAGATTCTGGCTTCACTCAAGGAACATGGATATCGTCTGACAGAGCAGCGCAAGCTGATCGTCGATATTATTGCGAACGAAGAATATACCTGTTGTAAGGAAGTTTATTTTCTGGCGCATAAGCGGGACAACAGCATTGGAATTGCGACCGTGTACCGCATGATTAATACGCTCGAGGAGATCGGCGCGATCAGCCGGAAAAATATACAGAAGAATAATTGCAGTGGCAGATGTTGTGATATGAAGGGCGGCTGTACGGTCGTCACAGAGGAGAGCAAGCAGATTATTCTGACAGAGGAGGATATACAGGAGGCTTTGAAGTATATCATGGAGAAAAACGGATATGCGAATGTGGATGAGATCAAAGCCGTTCTGGTAAATCAGCAATGA
- a CDS encoding DMT family transporter — protein sequence MSKRRNYDEGTHGNQLRGVLCVLVGAISWGFSGACGQFLFSHYNINTAWLSCMRMLVTGVILTIAYIIRERKAAFDIFKSTRDFFGIILFAIFGVGLCQYAYLEAIHHTNAGIATALQYLAPVMVLIISCVRRLRPPKFREIVAVLLAVGGTFLIATHGNIHQMSISKEGLKWGLLAAFGFCMYTLLPERMLKKWGSQPVVGYGMLICGVAYSCIVKVWTIPVHLDFHGVLAVAAMVLIGTMMSFLLFLQGVHDIGPVRASMISSVEPVSATLFSVLWLGSVMTTMDLVGMACILVMVIILSVKE from the coding sequence ATGAGTAAACGAAGAAATTATGATGAGGGTACACATGGAAATCAGCTGCGTGGTGTGTTGTGTGTATTGGTTGGCGCAATCTCGTGGGGATTTTCAGGTGCCTGCGGACAGTTTTTGTTTTCGCACTACAACATCAACACGGCATGGCTTTCGTGCATGCGCATGCTTGTGACAGGTGTAATCCTTACAATTGCATATATTATCCGCGAACGGAAAGCGGCATTTGATATATTCAAGTCCACCCGGGATTTCTTTGGGATTATCCTGTTTGCAATATTCGGTGTGGGCTTGTGCCAGTATGCATATCTCGAAGCCATTCATCATACGAATGCCGGGATTGCAACGGCGTTGCAGTATCTGGCACCTGTGATGGTACTGATCATATCCTGTGTGCGCAGACTGCGTCCACCGAAGTTTCGGGAGATTGTGGCGGTGCTTCTGGCAGTCGGCGGTACATTTCTCATCGCAACGCATGGGAATATCCATCAGATGAGTATCTCGAAAGAGGGACTGAAGTGGGGATTGCTTGCGGCGTTTGGGTTCTGCATGTATACCCTGCTTCCGGAGCGGATGCTCAAAAAATGGGGCAGCCAGCCGGTTGTCGGCTACGGTATGCTAATCTGTGGAGTGGCATATAGCTGTATCGTCAAGGTATGGACGATTCCGGTGCATCTTGATTTTCATGGAGTATTAGCAGTTGCGGCGATGGTTCTGATCGGAACGATGATGTCGTTTTTATTATTCCTGCAGGGAGTACATGACATCGGCCCGGTACGTGCCAGCATGATCTCGAGTGTGGAGCCGGTTTCGGCAACACTTTTTTCCGTGTTGTGGCTTGGATCGGTCATGACGACGATGGATCTGGTGGGTATGGCATGTATTTTAGTGATGGTAATTATATTGTCTGTAAAGGAGTAA
- the pfkB gene encoding 1-phosphofructokinase has protein sequence MIYTVTFNPSLDYILDLTEFERNQVNRTTGEKILPGGKGINVSIVLQNLGIDNRAICFTSGFTGEALKALLMQRNMNADFIDIANGLTRINVKMRCGDETEVNGQGPEIKSEDIAELYEKLGYLDQDDYLVLAGSLPACMSKTTYMDIMQMLQYNNNKIIVDATGELLTNVLPYHPFLIKPNRTELGNLFGVEVTTMDQAEMYAKQLQERGARNVLVSMSYQGAVLVTEDGRVIRAAAPKGQVKNSVGAGDSMLAGFLAGYIERDDYEYALKLGICAGSASAFSEELATKEEIDTLFQTQMA, from the coding sequence ATGATATATACAGTAACATTTAACCCGTCGCTGGATTATATTCTGGATTTGACGGAATTCGAACGCAACCAGGTGAATCGTACGACAGGTGAGAAGATTCTGCCGGGCGGCAAGGGCATCAACGTATCAATCGTACTGCAGAATCTCGGTATCGACAACCGTGCAATCTGTTTTACATCAGGATTTACCGGGGAAGCTTTGAAAGCGTTGTTGATGCAGCGGAATATGAATGCGGATTTTATTGATATTGCAAATGGACTGACGCGTATCAATGTCAAGATGCGCTGTGGCGATGAGACAGAGGTAAACGGACAGGGACCGGAGATCAAGAGCGAGGATATCGCAGAGCTCTATGAGAAGCTTGGCTATCTGGATCAGGATGATTATCTGGTACTTGCGGGAAGCCTGCCGGCCTGCATGTCCAAGACAACATATATGGATATCATGCAGATGCTGCAATACAATAATAACAAGATTATCGTGGATGCAACCGGAGAACTGCTCACGAATGTTCTTCCGTATCACCCATTTTTAATCAAGCCAAACCGTACCGAGCTTGGAAACCTGTTCGGTGTGGAAGTAACGACGATGGATCAGGCAGAGATGTATGCGAAGCAGCTGCAGGAGCGTGGCGCGAGAAATGTGCTCGTCTCCATGTCGTATCAGGGTGCAGTCCTTGTGACAGAGGATGGCAGAGTGATCCGCGCAGCCGCACCGAAGGGACAGGTGAAGAACTCTGTAGGTGCCGGTGATTCAATGCTTGCCGGATTCCTGGCAGGTTATATCGAGCGCGATGATTACGAGTATGCGTTGAAGCTTGGTATCTGTGCCGGAAGTGCCAGTGCATTTTCCGAGGAGCTTGCAACGAAAGAAGAGATCGATACGCTGTTTCAGACACAGATGGCGTAA
- a CDS encoding GGDEF domain-containing protein → MEDKIYDGMAIVNLLGALAETVSFMVDGKDLTGGRVVNYISSSLCFVGTVSIGLLWCIYVQLRIYRNYKRIFHKVGVIMIPWIVEVIAVLYNLFGTEFIFKISANNEYQRCEGAILGYISLMIYLAYSIYSVYHSKKQGVNLNFFPILFFVGPCVVGVLIQFFCYGITTSWVLVAVALTFVQMQSYAENLYMDELSGLFNRRYFNAVLAERENTNRRPLHGIMMDINNFKHINDNCGHNIGDRAICVMGNILFKSILDTGMAIRYAGDEFIVLLSDVDKERVFSTMNEINSNLAKFNKCKDEPFTLSVAMGCTEFGEGDNAETFLMRMDEKMYEEKRKFHTGK, encoded by the coding sequence ATGGAAGATAAGATATATGATGGAATGGCAATTGTAAATTTGCTTGGAGCATTGGCTGAGACGGTTTCCTTTATGGTAGATGGAAAGGATTTAACAGGTGGCAGAGTAGTTAATTATATTTCTAGCAGTTTGTGTTTTGTTGGAACGGTAAGTATCGGTTTGTTGTGGTGTATATATGTACAACTCCGTATTTACAGGAACTATAAAAGGATATTCCATAAAGTTGGAGTCATAATGATTCCGTGGATTGTGGAAGTTATAGCTGTTTTATATAATCTTTTTGGTACGGAGTTCATTTTTAAAATATCAGCAAACAATGAATATCAGAGATGCGAAGGCGCGATTCTTGGATATATTTCACTTATGATTTATCTTGCGTATAGTATATATTCGGTATATCATTCCAAAAAGCAGGGGGTTAATTTGAACTTTTTCCCGATACTGTTTTTCGTTGGTCCCTGTGTGGTAGGCGTGCTGATTCAGTTTTTCTGTTATGGCATAACAACATCATGGGTGCTGGTTGCAGTAGCATTGACATTTGTACAAATGCAGTCTTATGCGGAAAATTTATATATGGATGAACTGTCTGGACTGTTTAATCGCAGATATTTTAATGCGGTGCTTGCAGAAAGAGAAAATACGAACCGAAGACCATTACATGGAATTATGATGGATATTAATAATTTTAAACATATAAATGATAATTGTGGACACAATATAGGTGATCGTGCTATCTGTGTAATGGGAAATATTTTATTTAAATCTATATTGGATACAGGAATGGCAATTCGATATGCAGGTGATGAATTTATCGTTTTGTTGTCAGATGTTGATAAAGAGCGCGTTTTCTCTACGATGAATGAGATAAATAGTAATCTTGCCAAATTTAACAAGTGTAAGGATGAACCGTTTACATTAAGCGTGGCTATGGGGTGCACAGAATTTGGAGAAGGGGATAATGCGGAAACATTTCTGATGCGTATGGATGAAAAAATGTATGAGGAAAAACGTAAGTTTCATACAGGAAAATAA
- a CDS encoding DeoR/GlpR family DNA-binding transcription regulator, producing the protein MLGEERQQAILAAVEQRHSVSVQELMQLLDISESTIRRDLNALDKEGRLVKVHGGAMAIGGSFHVKDDAVEYRKEINREEKIEIARYAAALIEDQDVVYMDAGTTTELMIDYITAKNVIFVTNSFAHAKHLSQKGYTTYILGGEFKPVTEAIVGEEAIISLDKYNFTKGFWGANGVTKGNGFTTPDVKEAMVKKKSMQKTKERYVLCDSSKFGEICSISFAEFKSARIITTKIENNEYRGMKNITEVRV; encoded by the coding sequence ATGTTAGGAGAAGAAAGACAGCAGGCGATACTTGCAGCGGTAGAACAAAGACACAGCGTTTCCGTACAGGAACTGATGCAGCTTCTTGATATTTCCGAGTCCACCATCAGACGGGATTTGAACGCACTGGATAAGGAAGGCAGACTGGTGAAGGTACATGGAGGTGCGATGGCAATCGGTGGAAGCTTCCATGTGAAGGATGATGCGGTGGAATACCGGAAGGAGATCAACCGGGAAGAAAAGATTGAGATTGCCAGATATGCGGCAGCATTGATCGAGGATCAGGATGTGGTGTATATGGATGCCGGAACGACAACCGAGTTGATGATCGACTATATCACAGCGAAGAATGTGATATTCGTCACAAACTCATTTGCACATGCAAAGCATTTGTCACAGAAGGGCTATACGACATATATCCTTGGCGGTGAGTTTAAGCCGGTCACAGAAGCAATCGTTGGAGAAGAAGCAATTATTTCTCTGGATAAATACAACTTCACGAAAGGATTCTGGGGTGCGAACGGCGTGACAAAGGGCAATGGATTCACTACACCGGATGTCAAAGAAGCAATGGTGAAGAAGAAATCCATGCAGAAGACGAAGGAACGCTATGTGTTGTGCGACAGCAGTAAATTCGGTGAGATTTGTTCGATAAGTTTTGCGGAATTCAAGTCTGCAAGGATAATTACAACGAAGATTGAAAATAATGAGTACAGAGGAATGAAGAATATCACGGAGGTGAGAGTATGA
- the pfkB gene encoding 1-phosphofructokinase, with translation MIYTVSFNPSLDYVQDLDCVNLGYVNRTSGEKILPGGKGINVSMVLKNLGFENQALGFTAGFTGEVLKSMLRAKGVESDFIELDAGMTRINVKIRAKEETEINGQGPKISADALELLYQKLETLQEGDILVLAGSIPESMPQSAYMDIMKRLQDKKLKIVVDATRDLLVNVLPYKPFMIKPNNFELGEIFGVEIKDKDDVCKYAKKLQEQGARNVLVSMAGDGAVLLAEDGSEYRAEAPQGTVKNSVGAGDSMVAGFIAGYLITDGRADAYKNAFEMGVCTGSASAFSEELATKQEVEGLYIKTFGNR, from the coding sequence ATGATTTACACTGTTTCATTTAATCCATCTCTCGACTATGTGCAGGATCTGGATTGCGTGAATCTTGGATATGTCAACCGTACCAGTGGGGAGAAGATTCTGCCGGGTGGAAAAGGAATCAATGTATCCATGGTATTGAAGAATCTTGGATTTGAGAATCAGGCACTTGGATTTACGGCCGGATTTACCGGAGAGGTTTTGAAATCCATGCTGAGGGCAAAAGGCGTGGAAAGTGATTTTATTGAGTTGGATGCAGGCATGACACGGATCAATGTCAAGATCCGCGCGAAGGAGGAAACCGAGATCAACGGACAGGGACCGAAGATTTCCGCAGATGCATTGGAGTTGTTATATCAGAAGTTAGAGACCTTGCAGGAGGGCGATATACTTGTTCTGGCAGGCTCGATTCCGGAGAGCATGCCGCAGTCCGCGTATATGGATATCATGAAGCGTCTGCAGGACAAGAAGTTGAAAATCGTCGTAGATGCGACAAGAGATCTTCTGGTAAATGTGCTTCCATATAAGCCGTTTATGATCAAACCGAATAATTTCGAACTCGGCGAGATTTTCGGTGTGGAGATCAAAGACAAAGACGATGTATGCAAATATGCGAAGAAGCTGCAGGAGCAGGGCGCGCGGAATGTGCTCGTATCCATGGCAGGTGATGGCGCGGTTTTGCTTGCCGAGGACGGAAGTGAGTACCGGGCGGAGGCACCACAAGGAACGGTAAAAAATTCCGTAGGTGCCGGAGATTCGATGGTAGCCGGATTTATTGCCGGATATCTGATTACAGATGGCAGAGCAGATGCGTATAAAAACGCATTTGAAATGGGCGTATGTACCGGAAGTGCGAGTGCATTTTCGGAAGAGCTTGCAACAAAACAAGAAGTCGAGGGTTTGTATATAAAAACTTTCGGCAATAGATGA
- a CDS encoding PTS fructose transporter subunit IIABC translates to MRITDLLDRKSIYLGAKVNSKEETLDRAVALMAESGKIADVETYKKGVYAREEEGTTGIGEGIAIPHCKSAAVKQAGLAAMVIPDGVDFDSLDGEPVHLLFLIAAPDTADNVHLDVLSKLSVLLMDEDFTNALKSAKTVDEFLSIIDKAENGDAKQKDEIPTITEAKKKILAVTGCPTGIAHTYMAAEALEKKAKELGYAIKVETRGSGGAKNVLTAEEIKEADAIIVAADTQVPMDRFHGKKVIICKVADGINKAEQLLTRAAEGKAAVYEAGGDAVESRETDGKESIGHQIYKHLMNGVSHMLPFVVGGGILIALAFLIDGLLVDLNHVPQYLIDKYGSVADVKSNFGTLTPVAYFLKAQVGGVAFSFMLPILAGFIAMSIADRPGLALGFLGGAIAANGKSGFLGALAAGFIAGYVVLLLKKIFSKLPSALEGMVPILLIPVFGLLITGAGMVFVIEPVVGFINTALNNGLKNMSGANIILLGALLGAMMAVDMGGPVNKAAYVFGTAQIAAGNYDIMAAVMIGGMVPPIAIAIASLLFKNKFTEQERKAGPTNFIMGLSFITEGAIPFAAADPLHVIPACVVGAGVAGGLSAAFNCTLMAPHGGIFVFPVVGHAAMYLVALVVGSIISALLLGVLKKKVAA, encoded by the coding sequence ATGCGAATTACAGATTTGTTAGACAGGAAGAGCATTTACCTTGGAGCTAAGGTAAACTCAAAGGAAGAAACACTGGATCGTGCAGTTGCTTTGATGGCAGAAAGCGGCAAGATTGCCGACGTGGAAACATACAAGAAAGGTGTGTATGCACGAGAGGAAGAAGGAACAACCGGAATCGGAGAAGGAATCGCGATTCCACATTGTAAGTCAGCAGCCGTGAAGCAGGCAGGGCTTGCAGCGATGGTAATCCCGGATGGCGTGGATTTCGACTCGTTAGACGGCGAACCGGTACATCTGCTGTTCCTGATTGCGGCACCGGATACCGCTGACAATGTCCATCTCGATGTACTGAGCAAGTTATCCGTGCTTCTTATGGACGAGGATTTCACGAACGCATTGAAATCTGCAAAGACGGTAGACGAATTTTTAAGTATCATTGACAAGGCAGAAAATGGTGATGCGAAGCAAAAGGATGAGATTCCGACCATCACCGAGGCAAAAAAGAAGATTTTAGCAGTGACAGGATGCCCGACCGGAATCGCACATACGTACATGGCAGCCGAGGCATTGGAGAAGAAGGCAAAGGAACTCGGTTATGCGATTAAGGTGGAGACCAGAGGCTCCGGCGGTGCCAAGAACGTATTGACTGCAGAGGAAATCAAGGAAGCTGATGCAATCATCGTTGCCGCTGATACACAGGTGCCGATGGATCGTTTCCATGGTAAGAAGGTGATTATCTGCAAGGTGGCAGATGGTATCAATAAGGCAGAACAATTACTGACCCGTGCAGCCGAAGGCAAAGCAGCTGTCTACGAAGCAGGCGGTGATGCAGTAGAAAGCAGAGAGACCGATGGAAAAGAAAGTATCGGACATCAGATTTATAAGCATCTGATGAATGGTGTATCGCATATGTTACCATTTGTCGTTGGCGGAGGTATTCTGATCGCACTTGCATTTCTGATTGATGGATTGCTTGTTGACTTAAATCATGTTCCACAGTATCTGATTGACAAGTATGGTTCTGTTGCGGATGTAAAGAGTAACTTCGGTACATTGACACCAGTTGCTTATTTCTTAAAGGCTCAGGTTGGTGGAGTGGCATTTAGTTTTATGCTGCCGATCCTCGCTGGATTTATCGCGATGAGTATTGCGGATCGTCCGGGACTTGCACTTGGTTTCTTAGGTGGTGCCATTGCAGCAAATGGAAAGTCCGGATTCCTCGGCGCACTGGCTGCCGGATTTATAGCAGGCTATGTTGTATTATTGCTGAAGAAGATTTTCTCGAAGCTTCCTTCTGCACTGGAAGGAATGGTGCCAATCCTGCTGATCCCGGTGTTTGGATTACTGATTACCGGAGCAGGTATGGTGTTTGTGATTGAACCGGTTGTCGGATTTATCAATACAGCATTGAATAATGGTTTGAAGAACATGAGTGGTGCCAATATTATCCTGCTTGGTGCATTGCTCGGTGCGATGATGGCAGTCGATATGGGAGGCCCGGTCAACAAGGCAGCGTATGTATTCGGTACAGCGCAGATTGCAGCCGGAAATTATGATATCATGGCAGCGGTTATGATCGGAGGTATGGTTCCGCCAATCGCAATTGCAATCGCATCCTTATTGTTCAAGAACAAGTTCACAGAGCAGGAACGCAAGGCAGGCCCTACAAACTTTATTATGGGACTTTCCTTCATCACAGAGGGCGCAATCCCATTCGCCGCAGCGGATCCGTTACATGTCATCCCGGCATGTGTAGTCGGTGCTGGTGTTGCAGGTGGACTTTCCGCAGCATTTAACTGTACACTGATGGCTCCTCACGGTGGAATCTTCGTATTCCCGGTTGTCGGACACGCTGCAATGTATCTTGTCGCACTGGTAGTCGGAAGTATCATCTCCGCACTCCTGCTCGGAGTATTAAAGAAGAAAGTAGCCGCATAA
- a CDS encoding HPr family phosphocarrier protein → MREFSYVITDAQGIHARPAGQLVKLAAAYPCKVTIAKDGRSVDAKRIMGVMSLGAKQGQEVILQADGEQEDAAIAALSAFMNENL, encoded by the coding sequence ATGAGAGAGTTTAGTTATGTAATCACAGATGCACAGGGAATTCACGCAAGACCGGCCGGACAGCTTGTAAAGCTTGCAGCCGCTTATCCATGCAAGGTAACAATCGCAAAGGACGGAAGAAGCGTTGACGCAAAGCGTATCATGGGCGTTATGAGCCTTGGTGCTAAGCAGGGACAGGAAGTAATCCTGCAGGCAGACGGTGAGCAGGAGGATGCAGCAATCGCAGCACTCTCAGCATTTATGAACGAGAATCTGTAA
- the ptsP gene encoding phosphoenolpyruvate--protein phosphotransferase, with protein MQELKGKSVFGGIAIGRISVYNKDESTVKRVKIEDTAAEVKRFEEAKETAKEQLQALYEKALVEVGEVNAMIFDVHQMMLDDLDYVEAITHMIENQGINAEYAVAATGDNFSNMFAAMDDDYMKARAADVKDISNRVVKILQGKKDSVLDGDEPVILLADDLAPSETVQLDKSKVLAFVTRHGSTNSHTAILARTMNIPALISVRFEEAVDGKFAIVDGYNGSVYVEPTDDVVKEYESKKQEAEEKKRLLQELKGKENITLDGKKIKLYANIGGVADVASALQNDAEGIGLFRSEFLYLESDTFPTEEEQFQAYKTVAENMAGKKVIIRTLDIGADKQVDYFNLDKEDNPAMGYRAIRICLTQPEIFKTQLRAIFRASYYGNIGIMYPMIISVSEVQRIHAIVDEVKAELDAQGLPYGDVEQGIMIETPAAVMMSAELAKEVDFFSIGTNDLTQYTLAIDRQNPKLDDFYDSHHPAILRMIQMVIDNGHKENCWVGICGELGADTTLTETFLKMGIDELSVSPSMIFPVRDKVRSTDTTK; from the coding sequence ATGCAGGAATTAAAAGGAAAAAGTGTATTTGGCGGAATTGCAATCGGTCGAATCTCCGTATATAACAAGGATGAAAGTACTGTCAAACGTGTAAAGATCGAGGACACTGCCGCAGAAGTAAAACGATTCGAAGAGGCAAAGGAAACAGCAAAGGAACAGCTGCAGGCACTCTACGAAAAAGCACTGGTGGAAGTCGGAGAAGTCAATGCGATGATATTTGATGTACATCAGATGATGTTGGATGACCTTGATTATGTGGAAGCAATCACGCACATGATTGAGAATCAGGGAATCAATGCCGAGTATGCTGTTGCGGCGACAGGAGATAATTTCTCGAACATGTTCGCAGCGATGGACGATGATTATATGAAGGCACGCGCCGCGGATGTAAAAGATATTTCCAACCGCGTTGTGAAGATTCTGCAGGGAAAGAAAGACAGTGTATTAGATGGTGATGAACCGGTGATTCTCTTAGCAGACGATCTGGCACCGAGTGAGACGGTACAGCTTGACAAATCGAAGGTGCTTGCGTTTGTGACAAGACATGGTTCAACGAATTCCCATACAGCGATTTTGGCGCGGACGATGAATATTCCGGCGCTGATTAGTGTCAGATTCGAAGAAGCGGTTGATGGAAAATTCGCAATTGTCGATGGCTACAATGGCAGTGTCTATGTAGAGCCAACCGATGATGTTGTGAAAGAATACGAGAGTAAAAAGCAGGAGGCCGAAGAGAAGAAACGGCTGTTGCAGGAACTGAAAGGTAAGGAAAACATCACACTCGATGGAAAGAAGATTAAGCTGTACGCGAACATCGGCGGTGTTGCGGATGTGGCATCTGCCCTGCAGAATGATGCAGAGGGCATCGGACTTTTCCGAAGCGAGTTCCTGTATTTAGAGAGCGATACATTTCCAACAGAGGAAGAACAGTTTCAGGCATATAAAACAGTTGCGGAGAATATGGCAGGCAAGAAGGTCATTATCCGTACATTGGATATCGGTGCCGACAAACAGGTGGATTATTTCAATCTGGATAAGGAAGATAATCCGGCGATGGGCTACCGTGCAATCCGTATCTGCCTGACACAGCCGGAGATATTCAAGACACAGCTTCGCGCAATCTTCCGTGCAAGCTATTACGGAAATATCGGCATCATGTATCCGATGATTATTTCCGTATCAGAGGTGCAGAGGATTCATGCAATCGTCGACGAAGTGAAAGCAGAGTTAGATGCGCAGGGACTTCCGTACGGAGATGTCGAGCAGGGTATCATGATTGAGACGCCGGCCGCTGTGATGATGAGTGCAGAGCTTGCGAAAGAAGTTGATTTCTTCAGTATCGGAACGAACGATCTGACACAGTATACGCTTGCAATCGACCGTCAGAATCCGAAGCTGGATGATTTCTACGATTCCCACCATCCTGCAATCTTACGCATGATTCAGATGGTGATCGACAATGGACATAAAGAAAACTGCTGGGTTGGAATCTGTGGCGAGCTTGGTGCCGATACAACACTTACAGAAACCTTCCTGAAGATGGGAATTGATGAGCTTTCGGTATCACCATCTATGATATTCCCGGTAAGGGATAAGGTTCGTAGCACAGATACAACCAAATAA